aacgcacctcACATGTGTACTATATGCTTGCCAACGCTTGTAATACACTCGGCGACCCGAGTAGTGCTACAGGTTAAAGATTAGAGGGCACAGACACTCGAGTCACCCCAGGCGCTAGCAAACCACGCTGTACCACTTGTGCTTGAGTTTGATCTGCACTAAGCTGAAAATAAAATTAGCTGACGTTCACATGTGTTGGGGATATTGGTAGTACAGTACCTCTGCTGCGTAGTTGAGACAAAGCTATCCAACATCTGCGTGCTGGCTTCCTCAAGGTTCCAGTCACACATCTCCAGCAGCTTTAGACACTCAGACCTGCTCCTCAGACCCAAACAGAACAACTGCTCCACCTgtgagcattaaaaaaaatgttgataaaagCTCAATGAGAAATTTGGGCGCTTTTTATTGCGAGATCTTTGTTTGTGGCTTCACAAGCATATTTTTATATCGTGGAGTTAAAATACACGTTCATTGTTTAGATGGAAACTGAGACCTCCGGATGGCCTTTTTCCTTTTATCTCCAAAACTTTGCTCAGATTATTAAGAAGCAGTCGATTGCTCCCCCGGGTCCTCCgctatccacacacacacacacacacacacacacacacacacacacacacacacacacacacacacccacaccatgTAAGTAAACTGCAGAGCCGCCGCAGACACAACCAGGGAGGAGGGAGCGGCAGAAATATTTACAGCATGCTCATCACTGCAACAATGGGCTGATTTTCCCAGAAGGATCAACAAAGCTCCTTGTCCTGCCCTGAGAGGAATCCACTTCGGAAAAAAATGGCACCCATCAGCTTTCAATGGCTATTCGTTCGCAGTTACAGTAATCTgtacataaaaatgttattaccGCGAATGGTAGAGGAGCTGACCCGGAATGCACCGAACTGGATATCAGTAGCGAAGCGTCACACTTTACCACCGAGGACTTCAGGTCCCTCACCCGAGCTATAATTGTCTATTTCAtagggcttttattttgatggattACAATGTTTCTCAAGTTACTTgcagctgttaaaaaaaaaagttttctcctTCGTTTTTGGTGATAAGAGCTTTGGCTGCTGGGTGCACACATCACACTTCACTTATGTCTGGAATGTGAATGGTTTTTTTTGTCGGCTCCTCGGAAATGATAAACAGTCAATCATGTGCGCAGATGGAAGGATACATTAAACAGAGTGAATGATGACAAGACTTGAAGATGCAGACATTGACATGAAGCATGAATAATTCATCGTCATGGACATGACATGGCACACCCCTCACGCTATGACACAGTAGCGATTATGTCGTGTTGCCTGGTGAGTGTTTTTAGACTGGAAAATGATTGAACTTGCTTCAAAAgggctttttttggaattttctcAGCCAATTCATCTTAAGCTTGTTGCTTCGATTAAGCAAGCAATCAGTTGAGTTGCggtccaggggccatttgcgggccACAgctaatttaacaacaaaaaaagtcagcaaaaatggaaaaatcagcagtgattttcaagcctaaagtcaaaatattaagaggaaaaggtaccaattttatgagaataacaagaATTgaggaggaaaaatatcattttaatagcataaagtttaaactATTAAGACAgaggttatttttttaagtggtaatattatgaaaaacaagcacaattgctatttttaaacaattaggttgcagaaaaagttacgttacgagaataaagtcaaaatattatgagcaaaaaagttTAACAgttagaaaatttaaaaaagcagacATTTTCCAAGTACCCaggtgtaattttacgagaataaagtccaaaaattccaaaaatatgcatgttgggTAAATTGTCCATCGCTAtgaatgagtgtgaatgattgtctatatgtgcactgcgactggctggcaaccagtccagggtgtaccccgcctctcgccccaagtcacctgggataggctccggcataccctcGCGatccgagtgaggataagcggcgtagaaaatgaatgaatgaatgaaagtcttaaaattgtgggaataaagtcacaatattagaagaacatttacagaaACTCCCCAACGGGACTGCAGGAAGTCATTATGTAACAGAAGAGCCAGCAAATCTGTCAGTGGTGAGTAATGGTGAGTTTCATTGCGCACCTGGAGCCTCGCTACGTTGTGTCTACTGTCGATAAAAGAACccaaagaagtaaatgggtcagtttttcctcattcctactgttgctgactattgttctatATCACTTgctttttctaacattccacactacagaACAAGTGGGAATGATATCGGATTGATGTCGATATCGGCCAATATTCAAGGCTACAATATCGGAATCAtgttggaagtgaaaaagttgtatcgacACCCCCGTGCATGACAAAGTTCATGAAGATTTTCTTTTCATGACATACTAATACAAATGTTTTTACCTTCAGGTACTGCACGGCTTTCTGAATATTCCAGTTGTGGTTCTGCAGTGCAGCTTGGCACTCTTCTATCGTCACACCGTGAACTGCCTCCTGCACCTGGGTCACACGACAAGCCCCCTTTAGGATGGAGGTCAAATTCATCCATTACATAGTTACAATCAACCAATCATATCACTGTACGTCGCCTTCTTCCCACTAGCTGCAGGATTACACCGTCTCAATAGCTGACGTTCTCATTACAGGTGGCATTTAAATAGATCGTACtgcactgttcaggttgtctttagGAAGTTCCACCTcccatccgagcaggcttcatcagttcatgctcatagGTGGGACAATGTATGTACACATGGTGAGGAAACCATCGACGTTAAGGTTGAGAAGCCATCTgtgaacagagggggaggtctgcgacaccacctttctcccacatacaatgctgtcctttcgtCCCTTCCTATAAGATTCAAACATTTGGCTTTAACAGATAAACAAGGtacagccaccttggtttcaggcgGGACCATGACCATCAAAacatctgaatggaatgctaacGAAGGCGATACCACTCAAATGagagaggccccactccattcgATGAAACGcccgtcatttgacaccacaacaGAGcgaaaccattcctgtctggacctgcctcctccgatagaggataaatagatcgACTCTTGCACCacgctctcagactagagccgtcctatctagtctgactagtgtttgtcctacctagtctttgcgaagtgatgaagcctgcttggatgagaagctttacaatgacctggatgtaTGAGAATACTCCCAGGTGATTTCATTATGCAGCATTTTATTAAGCAAAGCAACAGAAAACTCCAGCCCAGCCACTAGTATTCTACTCACACTTATCCACATATTACGATCCACTGAGTCGATCGCTGTTGTTATTCGGCCATCAAGGGTTCTGGGTAGCGGTGGAACATCAACGAGATCTTTTGCATAGCTCcacaagcaaaagaaaaaaaaaaaaaaaatcacacacagtGAGGTCTGGGGATCTCGAAGCGCACCGAGTAAGGTCTTTGGCCCCGTTTCGACCGGCGGAGCAACGCGACTACAGCGCCCCTGTGGCGGCCATTCAAAACCATGGTGATGCTTGAGAACTGAAGTGATGACTAATGAAATCGGTTAATCCTTTTTGATGAACCTGTATAATCTCTGATCGCCGTATCGGTGTACTTGTACATTTGACCCGTTTTGTCACGCATTTATTGCTGATTACCGGCTTATGGTGAAtgggatgtgttttctgcagaaaaatggCCTActttcagagggaaaaaaatgttttaaatggcaAGCAATATAAAACTTATTACCATTTTGACTCTGTCAGCAGAGTTTCCAAATCCGTCTGTCCTGGGACAGGTTGCAGTGCCTGCTGGTGGTGGCAACCCCTCTGCACTGATACCAGAGAGACTAACTGAGGTCTTCATCCCTGTCCGTAGTCCAAGACTGCTGCTATTGTTACAGGAGTAATTAGCCTTCAGCTCGCCCAGTGGGACAATCCCCTGTCCATGCCCCTGCCAAGTCTGGCTGCTGAGCACCATGGGTCGAACGGTAGCAGTGTTAGGTTGGCGTGTGTGCCTGTCATCCACAGTGTTGCCACTCAAGCTCTCAGCCTCCCTGAAGAAGCGATCATATCGGTCGAGGTAGGGCGGCCTCTCTGGCAGAAGGTAATAGTGAGTGTTACTCACTTTACGTCCATCACGGACTATGGGTAGAATGCAGGGGCCCTTGTTTGCAAACTCCTTCCCCTGTGCTTGAATCACGTTAGGTGCAGCATATTTGGGATCAGAGGCAAAGCTGTGTGTGGTTGGCATGAACTTACTTGGAGAGGTTGAGAGGTAGGAGCTGTAGGTGTGTGTGGAAGGGCAAGTGGTGAGAGGAACTTGCATGGTTGTGGGGCTGACAGAGTAGACTCTTTGCTGTGGGGAGCCCACTACCAGGCCCATGGGGCTGGGAGTCCTGGAGCTGGGCTGTGACAATGGTTCCCTGGGAGGGATCTGCGGTGGCCGATCCTGTTCTGAGCTTGAAATGTCTTCTGTGACGTCAGCTGGGGTCGGGGACAGGGAGAGGTCCCTTGACCAACGAGCAGATGAGTAGTCGCCCCTTTTAATTGGGCGAGGGGGAATAGGGACACGAGGGGGGATCTGGGGTTTATCCTCAGTAGAGGAGAGGTGTCTACGGTAGTGGGGTGCCTGCAGACACGAGGCTGATGTCGGCACATTGAGCCTCTTCATGCACTCTTGCTGCAGCTCATGGAATATTTCTGCAGACTGGCAGAATGAGGTAGTGAGGCCCTGGCTGTGCTTGCTGGGGAGAAAGAGGTTGTCCTCCAGGCCTTCTCTGTCTGGAACTGTGGAGACACTGGCTTCTGGGATGTGGACATCAGTCGTCTCTTCATCATGATGCTGTTCCATGCTGTTGATGGAACTCACCTTTGTGGAAAAAGAAGATTTACATTTGCATGGGCACTGAAACTTGTTCATTAGGGATGCAAGTAATGAATCTTTTTTTAATAGAGTAATTTGTTAggccaggggttggcaaccttttGCATCAGAAGAGCCATTTGGGCCCGTTTCCAACAACTTAAAACCCACTTAGAGCCACAAAACGTATTTGACCACTAAATTGAACGTATCAACGCTACATATATACATTCCTTAAACGTATTGTTGCCACCTGACAATTGTTTAagccaggggtcgccaacccatcgatctttgggactttgccggtcgattgcgagaacattttgaaaaaaatgtattgtcatATCAGTGCCCCcacctcccggagagcgaccacCGGGCACACTTtatgtccactgaacacgctcgtgcccaaagtgcggctcagggaCCATCTGCGGCCTGTGGTTCAATTGTCAAATCGTGtacaggttcacggccgagactggggatcttggtctcaaaaaggttggtgaccactggtttAAGCCTTTTCGTAAGCCTTATCCACcgttttcagatcaacattCACCAAGAAGTGGTGGAACACATCTATTTGTTTCAGTTCCAGTGCCACTCTCCGTGTCGCTTTAGTCGCCTTTGTTCATTAccaacaaaggaagctaacaagcaaaATAGTTGGCCAGCATCATGGCTTCTCACAAAGTTGACTCACCGGAAAAGTCTGCCCCTCGCATGTCAGCGGAGGATTGCACGACACGCGCTCAAGTCCGACGCACAACTTTGAAAGGCCCATGATGGCATCAGAAAAGACAGCAGTGACTACACAGAAGCATGAACCAGTTGGAGCCACAGCAGAAGGATAAACAAGCTAAATGTGGCTCTGGAGCCACAGGTTGCAGATCCCCAAGTTAggctctagaccaggggtcggcaacctttaccatcaccCCCCCCTCGCCAGATGAGCAGCATCGTtggcagagaagacaaaggaatctGCACAGTTAAAAACTCTTGAGATGTTTCTTTCGACAGAAGGAAAGATGTCTGTCGCGTCTAAATGAACGCAGGCAGTCAAACATTGGCTCTCCCTCCCTCGCGCTCATCTAATCACTCGTCACAACCcagccaggatgcattcacGGTCTTACAAAAAGTGATACTTTAACTCTTCAAATAtgcgcatttaaaaaaaaatcaaacattgcAAAGGAAGCCACagcaaggaggctgaagagccccaggttgccgacccctgccctagacggaccagGACGCCCAAGTCAGTATCTTGAACACAAATACGTCTGCTTTCAGGCATGATGAAGGAAATTAAACAATATTCCCATTTGAGAGGCTCCAAtctgaggatatttacatttttgaattaaaaaaaggtttaatcCCATACAAAAATAGTTCAATAATTGGATACTTGATTGTTgcaaatttattaattaataatgactACATTTTTATTCATCCCCCGAGGAAAATTCAAATTACAATCGTTCTTAAgcgtcacacatacagtacattacagatAGGGTCCTACACACACCTCGCACACACGCAGACATAGATCCATGGCACAGCATGCATCGAGGGAGGGATCAAGCAAGACAATGTCGAGTCCCTGAGCTGTCTGGGGTTCACTTTCTTGCTCAAGGGCAACTCAGCAGTGCTCAAGAAGCAAACCCTAGTCCCAATTTCTACATGACTAGCTCTGACATGTCGCAATTAGATGAACACCTAGATCTAAATAACTACATGTACTTCAGGGACACTTATATGAAATGTGGTACCATGTCCTACCGCACCTCCATATCGTCTTCATCTTGGGCTACATCGTCATAGGCCGGGGGCGGGGGTAAGGGCCGAGCATCCCAGTCCACGACTGGCGTGGGGTGGAGAGGGCGGGGCAGTGACTTGGACGGACTCTGAGGTGGCGTCCTGTCCAAGAGATTCTCCGCTTCCAAAGCTAGCTTTGCCAGGCAGGGGATTGGGATTTCAACCACAGGTGACGGGGAAGGTGTGGGTGGGGCAAACTCCTCCTCAAAGTCAATGAGGGACACTTCACTGCAGGGTTGGGGGTTCTTGTCGCTCCCCTGTTTGGAAGAGGAGACCCATGCCGTTGGTTTAAGTTTGAGGCCTTTGACAGAGCTTGTTTTCTGAAGTGACAGCTTCTTCAGTCCTGCCGATGTCAAGTCCTCATCCTCATTGACTGGATCATAACAAGGCTCTGGGGAGAAACACATAACATATTCCATTACTTATGTGACACTGGAGGATGACTTCACACTACAGAGTGCATAAATCAGGACAGAGTGTTGGGGAAACAGAAAAGCACTGATGTTAGGGAATGAAAAATACAAGTAAAGGCAGAATCACtgcaaaaaacaagcaaacaagagaaaaaaacatgaggTGTACCTTTGAAGAGTGGAGCTAGAAGGGAACAGAGAGGGCAGGAGCAAAGGGTGAGGAGCTGCTGAGAGAAAGCAGACTTACTCTTGATTAACACTGCTGGTTGAGGAGGGCGCGGAGGAGTCTCCTCTGGAAAGAAAATAGAGCCACCGCAGTGCAAAGAGTGagcaggggggaaaaaacagccaggaagcaaaaaaaaaaagaaaagatgctCTTCTAGCAAGTAAATAAAAAGCGGTTCAGTGGGcattttaaagtgaaaaaaggaaattcaggatttaaaaaaaagatttccgTCTCGCCGGATGTGAATATAAATATAGCAAACTTATAATAGAGGATATGATATAGCCTTTACTGTCTTACAGGAAATAGGGTATCACACGGACCTGTCATTTACGCTCCAGTGTGTCCTGTACGATACTTGTAATAAACAGGAACAATAAATTTGGAGTTTCCACCTCATTAGTCCAAAATGAACACTTTTAGTGTCTGTGGCTCACTCCTGCTTATTTCAAAGCTTGATGCAAAGAAAGCCGTAAGCACAGAACTTTTTGACTGTGAGaacatccatccgttttctgtaCAGCTTGGCCTGAACTGGCgcccatcccagctgattttgggtgagaggcggggtacaccctcgactggtcgccagtcaatcaggGCACAgctagacaaacattcacacctgCTTAGAGTCTCCAAAATAACCTAacattttttggaatatggAAAGAGTCAGAGTACcaagagaaaacccacgcacgcgcaggagaacatgcaaattccacatgTCGTTCTGTGaggctgacatgctaaccaccaggccacagTGGGGCACCCACAATGGAACCaatttaaatgtatattatttcaATAAAAATTAAAACGCATACACCGTATTAGGAGATATTAAAGCATGGACATTTTAGACACGTCTCGAGTCGATACCACTATGAATCAACATCAAAGTTCCCTCTTGATTGGCTGATGCTCCTCTGCCACAaacttcatttttcattttcattattcAAATTTTAGATATCAGTCTGCGATACGATGCATATACATACAATAAAAGTCCTCATTGCATTTAGAGAGGCTAGTTTCatgcaaaacattaaaaaaaaaaaaagtcatttgcgCCGTGCGTGCCTTGAACTCCattacaaaaaagtgtttttctgcCCTTACTTGTAATTGtggctgttgttttattatgaattgaaaaaaatcatctcattgcttcagttttttatgtgttgccttgacttcggctggaTTGTCATTTGGgtaattgtttattttataattgtaatgCTTAACGGCAAACTGCATGTGTGCATTAAATGTGGAAATAATGAACGTTATGTAGTTTGGTTGAAATACTATGCACAGAATTATTCTGAGTTATATTTATTGCCATgtggaattacattttttattcttttatttttacaggATGCTGTTTTTGTTGGTTGGTTCTCTCGTCTAAGCATGCACAGAAGCAGATGAGGCAGTATACGTAGAGCTGCACCAGATACATTGCATTTAAAAGCTGTGCTTTTGAGTTAAAAGCAAATGGTGGTAATTTCAATAAAACACAAGGTAAAAAAAGGCATCAAAATATCCCTTttttttggataaaaaaaaaatcgagcTGTGACACTTGAATGAATTTGTCGtagtcagcatgcaatttgaccttgaatacgcttgtatatTGCACTGCTCTCCACTtcgttgcatttcgctggtctcagtttcgagttcagtctgtacagtacagacaaaTGGATACGACCAGTTTCTCAATAGCATTTCAAATTGAGGGGGCGCGAAAACATTTGACAGAAaacaattgagaaccactgcactaaagaaacaagaagaaaatatgCACTCGACCTCCTCTTTGCTGTTGTAACAGATTCCAATCTGCTGGGAAGACTTCATTCATCCACACTAAGGGCAGGTGTCTTTGGCAAAGGGCCTGTTGGATCACCATCCCTGTtctacttccatccatccattttcttatcctaattagggtcatgggggtacgctggagcctatcccagctgacttcgggcgggaggcggggtacaccctggactggtcggcagtcagTCACAGAATTCATCCCAAAGATTTCTGTATGCTAGAGGAACCATAGAACTGTCCAAAAGGTCGCGGTTTGAGGTCAAGTCAAACATCTGCTTTACTATTTGGTTACGGGGTATCTTGTTGATAaagtgtattatattatatgtattattatattacgtTTTCCTGACAAGTGTTCTCTCATTGTTGCTCTGTTTTCATTTGCTCACTTTTAGCTCGCCCTGGTAGCTGAGTGGGCCGGGCGGCGCTGAGGTCCAAACCAAGAACATCAGGAGGATCCATGGGATTCCCAAGATACAAACTGGAAGAGAGAGTGGGACATACTTGAATGGGTACCAAACCTAGGTTGATTGTTGCAATAGCCTGCGCTGCTGCTCTACTGCCATCTATTGGTCACAGCGCCAATGTGTAGTTGCTATTCCTGCATTTGTTCATCTTCAATTTATCCAATTAAATTCTCTGACTACTCAAGTGGCAATAAATGATAGGAAATTAGCAGTATTTACTCTTCAATCCTGTCTGGAAAGCCCCAGCAGCGATGAGGGTTAGCATCTCCATGGCCGGTGTGGATGAAGCTGTTCTTGAGCGGTCGGCTGATGTCATGCGCCGACAACCCCGCCACCGATGTCACCACATTCCTGGGGAACTGTCCCACCTTCAGGGTACGTTTGTTTTGACCACGCCACCAATAGTTCTCAGCTCTGAAAATATTCAGAGGAAACTGAAGTGAATGAAACTCAACTGACCGTACAATTTCATGCACTcgtgatcaaaattttaacaccagttgaaaaatggagcttatgagtagagcttcaaaatgcaaaaagaaatgggggtgagacaaaaatatttttagtcctgcaaacaagcattagagtgcaataggctgttcatcagacgATCAAAAGTTTGAGACCACAGCCTTTTAAAGCCAAAAATctctgcaaaaatgtggattcaacgTCATTTTGACCGAAACttctttttctgatgaaagaagagagtctaaagtttctttagtttcaatgtttatgtatcagtattctgtgggtcttgaaagttctgcaaaaatgcccaaacaaCTGGCAGTGTGGAGATCTCTGCTCGGAACACGGCTGGCAGTCAGCGGGTTAAGATCCGACAatgcaaaaatgtaactttCAACTGGCCTTCAAATGTTGTCAACCCATTTTTAAAAGCACAATTTTAAGGTTAGTCAAAATGCTGTGTTCTCTGGTCtatctggagaaaaaaaaatctaaaaaataataagaaatagaaAATACAGGTGCTACTTAGCTACAATTTGCTGTAAcgctcactggccacaacatgaGGTAGAATTGTGCACCACGTGCACTCAGCTCTCACCTGCCCTCAATGatggtgatgacatcatcagtctGGATCAGCAGCTTGTCCTGCTCGTCGAAGTCCTGTAGAGCGCACATGTCTGTT
This sequence is a window from Dunckerocampus dactyliophorus isolate RoL2022-P2 chromosome 2, RoL_Ddac_1.1, whole genome shotgun sequence. Protein-coding genes within it:
- the LOC129177924 gene encoding activated CDC42 kinase 1-like isoform X5, translated to MGETAEYQRLQETSESDYHCAPSDDEEKLGNSMQCEEGTEWLLELLIEVQLQQYFLRIRDDLNVTRLSHFDYVKNEDLEKIGMGRPGQRRLWEAVKRRKAMCKRKSWMSKVFSGKRPDGADFPQQGQPASSFRKLSPTPPLGLMEGVLTTQPAGGAPLDGQQQALTCLIPEKDLVLLEKLGDGSFGVVKRGEWLTPAGNTINVAVKCLKTDVLTQPDALEDFICEVNAMHSLDHQNLIRLYGVVLTHPMKMVTELAPLGSLLDRLRCIRPQGPVLIHTLCQYAVQVACGMAYLEQRRFIHRDLAARNILLASAHRVKIGDFGLMRALPNNHEHYVMQEHRKVPFAWCAPESLKTRTFSHATDTWMFGVTLWEMFTHGQEPWLGLNGSQILHKIDKEGERLPKPEDCPQDIYNVMLQCWAQKPDDRPTFVALREFLLESMPTDMCALQDFDEQDKLLIQTDDVITIIEGRAENYWWRGQNKRTLKVGQFPRNVVTSVAGLSAHDISRPLKNSFIHTGHGDANPHRCWGFPDRIEDLYLGNPMDPPDVLGLDLSAARPTQLPGRAKKETPPRPPQPAVLIKSKSAFSQQLLTLCSCPLCSLLAPLFKEPCYDPVNEDEDLTSAGLKKLSLQKTSSVKGLKLKPTAWVSSSKQGSDKNPQPCSEVSLIDFEEEFAPPTPSPSPVVEIPIPCLAKLALEAENLLDRTPPQSPSKSLPRPLHPTPVVDWDARPLPPPPAYDDVAQDEDDMEVSSINSMEQHHDEETTDVHIPEASVSTVPDREGLEDNLFLPSKHSQGLTTSFCQSAEIFHELQQECMKRLNVPTSASCLQAPHYRRHLSSTEDKPQIPPRVPIPPRPIKRGDYSSARWSRDLSLSPTPADVTEDISSSEQDRPPQIPPREPLSQPSSRTPSPMGLVVGSPQQRVYSVSPTTMQVPLTTCPSTHTYSSYLSTSPSKFMPTTHSFASDPKYAAPNVIQAQGKEFANKGPCILPIVRDGRKVSNTHYYLLPERPPYLDRYDRFFREAESLSGNTVDDRHTRQPNTATVRPMVLSSQTWQGHGQGIVPLGELKANYSCNNSSSLGLRTGMKTSVSLSGISAEGLPPPAGTATCPRTDGFGNSADRVKMVQEAVHGVTIEECQAALQNHNWNIQKAVQYLKVEQLFCLGLRSRSECLKLLEMCDWNLEEASTQMLDSFVSTTQQRR
- the LOC129177924 gene encoding activated CDC42 kinase 1-like isoform X7; translated protein: MVWMTSIYVCAHFFAEEFRMRRFDKLKKAFPFLARFHVYRKLGNSMQCEEGTEWLLELLIEVQLQQYFLRIRDDLNVTRLSHFDYVKNEDLEKIGMGRPGQRRLWEAVKRRKAMCKRKSWMSKVFSGKRPDGADFPQQGQPASSFRKLSPTPPLGLMEGVLTTQPAGGAPLDGQQQALTCLIPEKDLVLLEKLGDGSFGVVKRGEWLTPAGNTINVAVKCLKTDVLTQPDALEDFICEVNAMHSLDHQNLIRLYGVVLTHPMKMVTELAPLGSLLDRLRCIRPQGPVLIHTLCQYAVQVACGMAYLEQRRFIHRDLAARNILLASAHRVKIGDFGLMRALPNNHEHYVMQEHRKVPFAWCAPESLKTRTFSHATDTWMFGVTLWEMFTHGQEPWLGLNGSQILHKIDKEGERLPKPEDCPQDIYNVMLQCWAQKPDDRPTFVALREFLLESMPTDMCALQDFDEQDKLLIQTDDVITIIEGRAENYWWRGQNKRTLKVGQFPRNVVTSVAGLSAHDISRPLKNSFIHTGHGDANPHRCWGFPDRIEDLYLGNPMDPPDVLGLDLSAARPTQLPGRAKKETPPRPPQPAVLIKSKSAFSQQLLTLCSCPLCSLLAPLFKEPCYDPVNEDEDLTSAGLKKLSLQKTSSVKGLKLKPTAWVSSSKQGSDKNPQPCSEVSLIDFEEEFAPPTPSPSPVVEIPIPCLAKLALEAENLLDRTPPQSPSKSLPRPLHPTPVVDWDARPLPPPPAYDDVAQDEDDMEVSSINSMEQHHDEETTDVHIPEASVSTVPDREGLEDNLFLPSKHSQGLTTSFCQSAEIFHELQQECMKRLNVPTSASCLQAPHYRRHLSSTEDKPQIPPRVPIPPRPIKRGDYSSARWSRDLSLSPTPADVTEDISSSEQDRPPQIPPREPLSQPSSRTPSPMGLVVGSPQQRVYSVSPTTMQVPLTTCPSTHTYSSYLSTSPSKFMPTTHSFASDPKYAAPNVIQAQGKEFANKGPCILPIVRDGRKVSNTHYYLLPERPPYLDRYDRFFREAESLSGNTVDDRHTRQPNTATVRPMVLSSQTWQGHGQGIVPLGELKANYSCNNSSSLGLRTGMKTSVSLSGISAEGLPPPAGTATCPRTDGFGNSADRVKMVEQLFCLGLRSRSECLKLLEMCDWNLEEASTQMLDSFVSTTQQRR
- the LOC129177924 gene encoding activated CDC42 kinase 1-like isoform X10, producing MVWMTSIYVCAHFFAEEFRMRRFDKLKKAFPFLARFHVYRKLGNSMQCEEGTEWLLELLIEVQLQQYFLRIRDDLNVTRLSHFDYVKNEDLEKIGMGRPGQRRLWEAVKRRKAMCKRKSWMSKVFSGKRPDGADFPQQGQPASSFRKLSPTPPLGLMEGVLTTQPAGGAPLDGQQQALTCLIPEKDLVLLEKLGDGSFGVVKRGEWLTPAGNTINVAVKCLKTDVLTQPDALEDFICEVNAMHSLDHQNLIRLYGVVLTHPMKMVTELAPLGSLLDRLRCIRPQGPVLIHTLCQYAVQVACGMAYLEQRRFIHRDLAARNILLASAHRVKIGDFGLMRALPNNHEHYVMQEHRKVPFAWCAPESLKTRTFSHATDTWMFGVTLWEMFTHGQEPWLGLNGSQILHKIDKEGERLPKPEDCPQDIYNVMLQCWAQKPDDRPTFVALREFLLESMPTDMCALQDFDEQDKLLIQTDDVITIIEGRAENYWWRGQNKRTLKVGQFPRNVVTSVAGLSAHDISRPLKNSFIHTGHGDANPHRCWGFPDRIEDLYLGNPMDPPDVLGLDLSAARPTQLPGRAKKPCYDPVNEDEDLTSAGLKKLSLQKTSSVKGLKLKPTAWVSSSKQGSDKNPQPCSEVSLIDFEEEFAPPTPSPSPVVEIPIPCLAKLALEAENLLDRTPPQSPSKSLPRPLHPTPVVDWDARPLPPPPAYDDVAQDEDDMEVSSINSMEQHHDEETTDVHIPEASVSTVPDREGLEDNLFLPSKHSQGLTTSFCQSAEIFHELQQECMKRLNVPTSASCLQAPHYRRHLSSTEDKPQIPPRVPIPPRPIKRGDYSSARWSRDLSLSPTPADVTEDISSSEQDRPPQIPPREPLSQPSSRTPSPMGLVVGSPQQRVYSVSPTTMQVPLTTCPSTHTYSSYLSTSPSKFMPTTHSFASDPKYAAPNVIQAQGKEFANKGPCILPIVRDGRKVSNTHYYLLPERPPYLDRYDRFFREAESLSGNTVDDRHTRQPNTATVRPMVLSSQTWQGHGQGIVPLGELKANYSCNNSSSLGLRTGMKTSVSLSGISAEGLPPPAGTATCPRTDGFGNSADRVKMVEQLFCLGLRSRSECLKLLEMCDWNLEEASTQMLDSFVSTTQQRR